The Elaeis guineensis isolate ETL-2024a chromosome 5, EG11, whole genome shotgun sequence DNA segment tatatatttatatatatatatatatatatatatatatatatatatataataatatatttattatatataatatatatatatatatacatatatatatatatatatatatatatatatatatatatatatatataatatatatacatataataaatatatatatatatatatatatatatatatatatatatatattatatatatatatatatatatatatatatataacatataatatacatatatatgtacatatatatatatatactatatatatatatatatatatatatatatataatatatatatataatatatatatatatatataatatatatatatatatatataatatatatatatatatatatatatatatatatatataatatatatatatatatattatatatatatatatatatatatatatatatatatatatatatacatatatatatatatatatatacacatatatatatgtgtgtgtgtgtgtgtgttgtgtctatatatatatatatatatatatatatatatatatatatatatatatgtatattatatgtatatgtgtgtatatatatatatatatatatatatatatatacatacatatatatatatatatatatatatatatatatatatatatatatatatatatatatatatatatatatatataatatatatatatgtatgtatatatatgtatatatatatgtatatatatatatacatacacatatatatatatatattatatatatataataatatatatatatatatatatatattatatatatatatatatatatatatatatatatatatatatatatatatatatatagatatatatatatatagatacatacatatatatatagatacatacatacatatatatatatatatatatatatatatatatatatatatataaatatatatatatatatatatatatatatatatatatatatatatatatatatatatatatatatatatatacatatatatatatatatatgtatatatatatgtgtgtatatatatatatatatgtatatatatatgtgtatatatatatatatatctatatatatatatatatatatatatatatatatatatatatatatatatatatatatgtatatacatatatatacatatatatatatatatatatatatatgtatatacatatatatacatatatatatatatatatatgtatatatatacatatatatatatatatgtatatacatatacatatatatatatatactataataatatatatatatatacatatatatatatatatatatatatatatatatatatatatatatacatatatatatatatatatatatatatatatatatatatatatatatattatatatatatatatatatatatatatatatatatatattatatatatatatatatatatatctatatatatatctatctatatatatatatctatatatatatatatatatatatatacatacatatacatctatatatatatatatatatatatatatatatatatatatatatatacatatatatatatatgtatatatatatatatatatatatatatatatatatatatacatatatatatatatatataatatatatatatatatatatatatatatatatatatatatatattatatatatatatatatatatatacatatatatatatatatatacatatatatatatatatatatatatatatatatatatatatatatatatatatataataatatatatatatatataaatatatatatatatatatatatatatatatatataatatatatatatatatatatatatacatatatatatatatatatataatatatatatatatatatatatatatatatatatatatatatatatatatatatatatatatatatatataatatatatatattatatatatataaatatatataatatatattatatatatatataatatatatatatatatatatgtatatatatatatatatatatatatatatatatatgtatatatatatatatatgtatatatatatatatatgtatatatatatatatatgtatatatatatatatatataatatatatatatatatatatatgtatatatataatatatatatatatatatatattatataatatattatatatgtatatacatatatatatatatatatatatacatatatatatatatatatatatatatatatatatatataatatatatatatatataatatatatatgtacatatatatatatacatatatatatatacatatatacatatatatatgtacatatatatatatatatatatatagacacacatatatatatatacacacacacacacacacatatatatatatatatacacacacacacacacacacatatatatatatagacacacacacagacacacacatatatatacacacacacacacacacacacacacacacacacatatatatatatatatatacacacacacacacacacatagatatatatatatatatatatatatatatatatatatatataaaagatatatatatatgtgtatatatatatatatatatatatatatatatatatatatatatatatatatatatatatatatatatatatatatatatatatatatatatatatatattcacacacatacatacatatatatatatacatacatacatacatacatacatacatatatatatacgtacatacatacatacatacatatatatatatatatatatatatatatatatatatatatatatatatatatgtatatatgtatatatatatatatatatatgtatatatgtatgtattttatatatatatatatgtatatatgtatatatatatatatatatatatatatatatatatatatatatatatatatatatgtatatatatatatatgtatatatatatatatatatgtatatatatatatatatgtatatatatatatatatatgtatatatatatatatatgtatatatatatatatgtatatatatatatatatatacatatatatatatatatatatatatatatatatatgtatatatatatatatatatatacatatatatatatatatatatatatatatatatatatatatatatgtatacatatatatgtatgtatatacatatgtatatatttatatatatatatatatatatatatatatatatatgtatgtatgtatgtatgtatgtatgtatgtatgtatgtgtgtgtgtgtgtgtgtgtgtgtgtgtgtgtgtgtatatacacacacacacacacacatacacacacatacatacatacatacatacatacatacatacatacatatatatatatatatatgtatgtatgtatgtatgtatgtatgtatgtatatatatatatatatatctatgtatgtgtatatatatatatatacatacatacatacatacatacatatatatatatatatatatatatatacacacacacacacacacatacatacatacatacatatatatatatatatatatatacatatatatatatatatatatatatatatatacacacacacatacatacatacatatacatacatacatacatacatacatatatatatatatatatatatatatatatatatatatatatatatatatatatatatatatatatatatatatatatatatatacacatacatacatacatacatacatatatagatatatatatatgtatgtatgtatgtatatatatgtatatatatatatatatatatatatatatatatatatatatatatatatatatatatatatagatacatacatacatatatatatatatatatatatatatatatatatatatataaatatataaatttatatatacacatacatacatacatacatgcatatatatatatatatatatatatatatatatatatatatatatatatatatatatatatatatatatatatgtatgtatagacacacacacacacacatacatacatacatacatatgtatatatatatatatatatatatatgtatatgtatgtatgtatgtatgtatgtatgtgtgtgtatatatatatatttatatatataaatgtatatatatatctgtgtgtatatatatgtgtgtgtgtgtgtatctatgcaTGTaggcatatatgcatatatatgtatgtcacgtcccgatccgagattgtgaatcgagggtcatggcaactgccgcgTACTCATAGGAAACTCTCTCTATAAGCATGTAAGGCTTTttatcatgctattctaaaacaacaatgaaataattagtcaataatttaaattcaaaagataacaatctaaatttcaactttaatatcttaataaattcaacaatattcaatacaccttacatcaaattcaataaaacttttagtctaaaataaaagtatggaagttctacttctaatcactcttccgttCCTATTTTgtgtcatcttaatttctcaacatttgaaaaaatagtaaaataagaggtaatgagctagacagcccaataagcaatgatcactttcaacagatttcatcaggcatttaagtaaataatcatttatagaaaataagcatatagagttcatcaattcgaaatcaatttcgattatgcaatatagttcatgataaatttcatttttttttgaaaatttgagtttttttcaaaattttaatttctttcatgctTAAGttctttcatcaaccatgagctatgaccatcttttttatgtggcaggatcataataccgcatatcatTTTGCtgtgagctacgaatcatctggcagcaaagtccttcggaactgctggtctctctggcagtttgtcgctgatctctctgacgacatgtcgctggtctcgctggtaacataaatcctcaggataaatcaattgtcaatgtatatacccccattggcggggtcctttacataatcaggttgtcaatttatattgttcttatatcagaattcttcataaatcatgtttcatattctaatttcaatagaaaaatatataatcatgtagtatcgaaatcaatcaatataatacatcatgaaatcaatatgttcaatcatgcttcatcataatatttcaaataagatattttcataataaaatattattcatctaattcatgcatcgtttctcaagttatgtcagaaaaatacattataatttactgataaatttagaaaatgtgaaacattacttacctcgaacgcattccaataaatctacatatttctatacattttcttctaaaattttttagttcATAAATTATATCACAATAttcgattatcaggtgtcaatgatacctatacaagatcaaattcaataatcagaaagaatacgaatactatatttcaatgatttatattgagtctgatcatctaatttcatctaatcaaaatctaattaggatataaacgatccaaagtttgactatcagatcaattcGGATTCGAAATGATAGCACCGAGGTTTTTTCATTCGGTTTatgaatcaagtggagagagaaaatcagagaagaGAGAATTCATAAGATACAATCTAAATTAATCAGGTACcatagtccaacatctcgattggtgtgatcaaaatgatttaatctaagttatagttaaatcaggatcatggataaacaaattgagaaatatcggaTCTGATCAAGATGAGTACCAGCATGctatctgacaatcatggatcaagattcttcattaaaatcagatcaaaaatattaaaaaaaaattcttcattgaCTAATCATTTTAGCTAGAGAAATTGATCGAGAGAGAAAcggcttagagagagaaaattctaaagaaaaaattttggagagagaaaattcatcttggactcttcagacgatatgattcgaCAAATCCGATCAATCGgataaatcatgctaaaattatcatataaataattcaataaaatcatgagaaataaaatctaaaaatattaggtCGGATCAAGGTGAATGTCGATATACCATCCGGCGAtcacatatcaaaatttattattaggatcaatttcaattcatcatcattcttctcaaaattctagaaatcttaggagagagaaataatctagagagagaattttagagagagaaagtagagagattagagagagaagaaaagagggagagagaagagagagtctatttattatttttctattatttttttattttctttttctttttttccttcttcttctttttttcttttcttcttcccacggcttGCCTTGGGCCGAAACAAGAGATCTCACAGTCTCCTCGATTAATCGGCCGATCGGCACAAGACTGACCGACGACAAGAGGGCGACGACGGGCGGCTCGAAGGGATCCAAACTGGTGGCCGACGACGACCACCGATGctcgaaaaaataaaaaaaaatcaaattctctaTTTTGACAAAATTCAACGATTTCGGTCACCGGCAAGCAtgcacaccggcacgggaaggaagggggagaagagaggaaggggaggaggctcaccttcgatgccGGCAAAGCTTTTCTGACGAGAAATATCGatgggcacagggacggtcttccacaGTGGCTTTCCGATGATTGCCGTCGATGGACTTCGGGTTCTtcagtgagagggagagaggagggttctcctccttaaatagagctggaagGGGCTCTTTCGGACTCCAGTTGGGAGCCGGTGAAAGGAGGGAGAAGACTCCCtccgggagtcttctcctctgttttcccttcctcttttttttttttttcatttgggctttttttttggggggtgcTGGGATTTGTTACATGGGCCGGGCCATGACAATGTATGTACAGAGCCAGGCTAGAATCAGATCGATTAGATTTGGACTCAGATCCTGTCAGATTAAAACTTTATAATAAGGGTCCTACATCAATGTCCAAGCCATTAAATGTGATCTACTACCCAGAAACTACTTGCACGCAAAAATTTATATGATTTAGAGACTcctaacctatgcatcaagtagtcaaaaattggacagtttaaataaaattgaattagatgtattttttgatcacttgatgtatAGGTTAGGAAtgttcaaatcatataatttttgatgtatAAATAGTTTTAAAGTAGTAAATCATATCCAATAGTTTGGATCATCGATGtaaaattttcattgtccaattttgatatgattagatattctaaattttatcaattttatttaaatttattatatatatatatatatatatatatatatatatatatatatatatatatatatatatatatatatatatatatatatatatagttggaACTTAAGCTTTAATCTATACGGTCCAAGCCTAGGCCAACTTTGAGGAGGACGCAGATGCTTCAAGCAGATCCTGCCCCCTTTCTTGCTGCAGAGGATCAACGACTTTGGTGGATTGGCAGTCCTGTTTGTCCAAATGAAGCCCATTTTTTCCATTGGCTCCGATGGATGTGCACATCGTACGAGTTCGTCACGTGGAAGGCACCAAATGGGAGTTTGCTGGAACTGATACCAGAGATGCACCTGCGACACGCACCCCTATTTCGAGACCATCATCGCATAGCGCCCGATTATGTGGGCTCATCTTAATAAGCTTATTATCAATCACTTATGCGTCTGTCTCGTTTCGTACTACCccgcaaaaaaaaaagatggaaaaaaGTCTCCGTTTTATATCGTATATATACCATCGGATGCGAACACGATGCCATGCGTAAGGATCCAGAAATGTTTTAAACACCACCGGCATCTTCCGGCACGATGCAATCTAAAGCTCCAACAATGAATAGAGGTTATAAATGGCTGGCGCAGAACTAGGCAATTGGATGTATAGTTCCAATGGCAATTCCAATTCCTTTGGCCCTCCTCGCTCTTTCGGCCATTTTCGGTCTTCTTCCACCTCACACCACGGCGGACCACGTCCTTTACACCGGCGAGGTTCTCATGGCCGGCCAAAACCTCACTAACGGGCAATACCGCTTGGCCATGCAATCCAACTGCGACCTTGTCCTCTACGAAGGCGAGACGTCGACATGGAGAGCCAACACTGCCGGCAAGGGCAACGACTGCTACCTCGGGCTGAAGCACAACGGAGAGCTAGTCGTCCGCCGAAATGTCCACTACACCCTATGGTCCAGCTCAAACAAATCGAAGAAAGGCAAGTATGCCCTCGTGCTCGACCACCACGGGAAGCTCGGCATCTACGGCCAGAGACGGTGGGCGAGTAACAACCAGAAGGAGACCGGCATACTGGACAGGTCGGTGGTTTCGACGGAGTACGTGCTCTACTCCAGCGAGAGACTGGCCCCTCCAAAGAAGCTAAAGTATAACAATTATGAGCTGGGATTTAAGAAGTGCAACCTGGTCATCAGTGACAGCCGAACAGGAAAGCTGTTGTGGCAGACTAGCACGGAAGCTAACACTTGCTACGCGCAGCTGGAGGCGGATGGGGAGCTCACCGTGAAGCATCACAATAACCGTCTTTGGAGCAGCAACAAGAAATCGGAGGATGGGGCGTACATAGCCGTGCTTCGTTTCGATGGGAGGCTTAACGTTTTTGGCCCGTTGATATGGTCCCTCGACAGAACTGACGACTCCC contains these protein-coding regions:
- the LOC105044534 gene encoding mannose-specific lectin 2; its protein translation is MAIPIPLALLALSAIFGLLPPHTTADHVLYTGEVLMAGQNLTNGQYRLAMQSNCDLVLYEGETSTWRANTAGKGNDCYLGLKHNGELVVRRNVHYTLWSSSNKSKKGKYALVLDHHGKLGIYGQRRWASNNQKETGILDRSVVSTEYVLYSSERLAPPKKLKYNNYELGFKKCNLVISDSRTGKLLWQTSTEANTCYAQLEADGELTVKHHNNRLWSSNKKSEDGAYIAVLRFDGRLNVFGPLIWSLDRTDDSPLPEASFPPTGDFTASDE